A region from the Hydra vulgaris chromosome 08, alternate assembly HydraT2T_AEP genome encodes:
- the LOC136084094 gene encoding uncharacterized protein LOC136084094, translating to MFYIHQLGDVDVKKHLINLKVMRLNDNNIWEENGLIANRLKRNLEKDEQICAFHRYTFGIAWSPPKTCFHPHHLNIKGKKSPALRASPIHVVISMSKRYNEVFSVGAMLCFTHLKQETALSRVNENTNLCTETQTQTQQEQTYMTPATPDEEFDPGEINVSQEILDESLRSRESVTEVLNTSPIKFRLKRKFEYLEDTTKDKLKRKYVRLENLLKKKFAEAVAPGQEEILIDFLNSKNVDEINSPLPIEIIRAQKVYKQSDSMGKLVILSLLDHTKYTKKFIMNTFERTKHCIETARKWHASHKGLAFPEKKVFVRSSLDQTKCEHFLDFIFTSGILHDVAYGITKLKYDSGEEQKIVHAILTTKYSHAIMFYRKSCSENNYIPLSDSSLWKVLHAIKPSSRKSLAGLDDVTASGMNGFQTLQKLAQRFSSKSLEAALEKGKRYLKTSYQTNCSVNDSNISSHSSKHALSDPSEKNLQSNTEISEVVCADCYDLCKAIEMIKELTIQNSDDADSIYDLEIAVKDVFNYIKHLMRDSQQKKAKIEAFKQLNDETAFWLKDFCQKILPVRYREGQREYFGKKGMSLHVDIFFIKIAGKLFKRVYFTSMYRCDQGIGDIVSLATAVLDQFRIDQPHIKKMFTKSDNAGCYQGNLSAEAIYNVCKERDIKLLRYDYNEPCCGKDQCDRESAVVKTILRSYVDSGNNLLTAEDIHKAMHYSFGAKDAKVAVAQISNDKTVVTGPKIKNISNYHSFEFGEKSMKMWRYFNIGEGIEQEYGNLKIQPSIKLLLPYSKTDNSIKRNKSLKEKQKRSDRQLYSLRFCTEMNCTLSFESDAELEEHMLSGLHTVPKSLTSLDKVRNSFVHKMKITSQLNMPISSSSNSASVKDKPHCLNIFLLQGWALPVRSSFRFSNQQKELLYKYFIRGEESGNKMSPEQVHMQLRRELPPDQYVTSQQIRSLFSRFSNLKRKGKLVEPTTENNENSQVNDNKEVYGENDDFNLAGDNEDDNKYEEDIANLAKEICLVWKVNDWVAVAYEKQWNIGYIVEVSITGIRVNCMINGQEKNTFRWPVTTEEINNQTDKIICLVNAPFLISGCGDYSLSEEDYNTVISLFLEKLTAAE from the exons atgttctaCATTCATCAGCTGGGAGATGTTGATGTTAAGAAACACCTCATCAACTTAAag gtcATGCGATTAAACGATAATAATATTTGGGAAGAAAATGGACTTATTGCAAATAGacttaaaagaaatcttgaaaAGGATGAACAAATATGTGCTTTTCACCGGTACACGTTTGGTATTGCATGGAGTCCTCCAAAAACATGCTTTCATCCTCACCatctaaatataaaaggaaaaaaatctcCCGCTTTAAGGGCGTCACCAATACATGTCGTCATATCAATGTCAAAGCGATACAATGAAGTATTTTCAGTTGGTGCAATGCTGTGTTTTACCCATTTAAAGCAAGAAACTGCTTTATCTAGAGTCAACGAAAACACCAATTTATGTACAGAAACACAAACACAAACACAACAAGAACAAACATATATGACACCTGCTACTCCAGATGAAGAATTTGATCCCGGTGAAATTAATGTTTCACAGGAGATTTTGGACGAATCTCTAAGAAGCCGTGAGAGTGTAACTGAGGTTCTTAATACAAGtccaataaaatttagattaaaaaggaagttcgaatatctggaagatactactaaagataagttaaaacgCAAGTATGTTCGcctagaaaacttattaaagaaaaaatttgcggAAGCTGTTGCTCCTGGACAAGAGGAAATACTTATAGATTTTCTTAACAgtaaaaatgttgatgaaataaatagcCCTCTCCCAATTGAAATTATTCGTGCTCAGAAAGTATATAAGCAAAGTGATTCCATGGGAAAGTTAGTTATCCTCTCATTATTAGACCATACCAAGTAtaccaaaaagtttataatgaacACATTTGAGCGTACCAAACATTGTAtagaaacagcaagaaaatggCATGCATCTCATAAAGGGTTAGCATTTCCAGAGAAGAAAGTATTCGTCCGATCTAGTCTTGATCAAACAAAGTGTGAACATTTCTTAGACTTTATATTTACAAGCGGTATTTTGCATGATGTTGCTTATGgaataaccaaattaaaatacgACAGCGGTGAAGAACAAAAGATAGTGCATGCAATACTGACGACAAAATATAGCCACGCTATCATGTTCTATCGAAAAAGTTGTagtgaaaacaattatatacCATTATCTGATTCAAGTTTGTGGAAAGTATTGCATGCAATAAAACCTTCAAGTCGAAAAAGCTTAGCTGGATTAGATGATGTTACTGCTTCAGGCATGAATGGTTttcaaacattacaaaaattggcACAAAGATTTAGTTCTAAATCTCTCGAAGCTGCccttgaaaaaggaaaaaggtatttgaaaacaAGTTATCAAACCAATTGTAGTGTCAATGACTCAAACATTTCTTCTCATAGCTCAAAACATGCCTTATCAGATccatctgaaaaaaatcttcaatccaACACAGAGATATCAGAAGTGGTATGTGCCGATTGCTATGATTTGTGCAAAGCTATCGAGATGATCAAAGAACTAACAATTCAAAATTCTGACGATGCTGATTCTatttatgatttggaaattgctgTAAAGGATGTATTCAACTACATAAAACACCTGATGAGAGATTCTCAACAGAAAAAGGCAAAAATCGAAGCTTTTAAGCAATTAAACGATGAAACTGCTTTCTGGcttaaagatttttgtcaaaaaattcttCCGGTTCGATACAGAGAGGGCCAAAGAGAGTATTTTGGCAAGAAAGGAATGAGTTTACATGTGGATATATTCTTCATAAAAATAGCAGGAAAGTTATTCAAACGTGTTTACTTTACTTCAATGTATAGGTGTGATCAGGGAATAGGTGATATTGTTTCGTTAGCCACTGCAGTTTTAGACCAATTCAGAATTGATCAACCGCATATCAagaaaatgtttaccaaatctgATAATGCCGGCTGCTATCAGGGAAATCTTTCAGCTGAAGCAATCTACAATGTATGCAAAGAGAGAGATATAAAGTTGCTGAGATATGATTATAATGAACCCTGTTGTGGAAAAGATCAATGTGACAGGGAGAGTGCAGTTGTAAAGACAATTTTAAGGAGTTACGTTGACTCTGGTAATAATCTTTTGACTGCTGAAGATATACACAAGGCTATGCATTATAGTTTTGGCGCTAAAGATGCAAAAGTAGCAGTTGCTCAAATTAGCAATGATAAAACTGTAGTTACTGGACCAAAGATTAAGAACATTAGCAACTATCACTCATTTGAGTTTGGTGAGAAAAGTATGAAGATGTGGCGTTATTTCAATATCGGTGAGGGAATTGAACAAGAGTATGGAAATCTTAAAATTCAACCCTCGATTAAGTTGTTGTTGCCATATAGCAAAACAGATAATTCAATTAAGCGTAACAAGTCACTTAaggaaaaacagaaaagaagtGACAGGCAATTATATTCATTAAGATTTTGCACTGAAATGAATTGTACTTTATCATTTGAAAGCGATGCTGAGTTAGAAGAACACATGCTATCCGGACTTCATACAGTTCCGAAATCATTAACATCATTGGATAAAGTTCGCAACTCGTTTGTTCATAAGATGAAAATTACTTCACAACTAAATATGCCAATTTCTTCATCCTCTAACAGTGCTTCCGTAAAAGACAAACCACATTGCTTGAACATTTTTCTATTGCAAGGTTGGGCATTACCAGTTCGaagttcttttagattttcaaatcaGCAGAAAGAACTgttgtataaatactttattcgtGGAGAAGAATCAGGTAATAAAATGAGCCCTGAGCAGGTTCACATGCAGCTGAGGAGAGAACTTCCGCCTGATCAATATGTAACTAGCCAACAGAtaagatctttattttcaaG ATTTAGTAACCTGAAAAGAAAAGGTAAGCTGGTAGAACCGACaacagaaaataatgaaaatagtcaggttaacgataacaaagaagtttatggcgaaaatgatgactttaatCTGGCAGGAgacaatgaagatgataataaatatgagGAAGACATCGCCAATCTTGCAAAAGAAATTTGTCTTGTATGGAAAGTGAATGATTGGGTTGCTGTTGCATAtgaaaaacaatggaatattggatatattgtggag GTATCTATAACTGGGATCAGAGTTAATTGTATGATTAACGGGCAAGAGAAGAATACTTTTCGCTGGCCAGTTACTACCGAGGAGATAAATAAccaaactgataaaattatctGTTTAGTAAATGCTCCTTTTCTAATCAGTGGTTGTGGCGATTATTCATTATCCGAAGAAGACTATAATACAGTCATATCATTATTCTTAGAGAAACTTACTGCAGCAGAGTAG